The Nitrospira sp. genome contains a region encoding:
- a CDS encoding FAD-dependent oxidoreductase: MKTQNSAPGQNQSAWPLSDRPQTYPSLTGSVHTDVCIVGGGMAGISVAYMLAREGVSVVVLEDGELGSGETGRTTAHLANAIDDRYTHIERLHGEQGAQLTAASHTAAIRRIEQTIQDEKIDCDWLRVPGYLVLSPGQELQVLREEMEAARRAGLTDVTLLDRTPVASVSRPCLLFPEQGQLHPLKYLLGLADAVTKRGGHIYTQTHAATIEGGAIARVRTTSGGIVTATSLIVATNTPVNDWVTMHTKQAAYRSYVVGFRIPRHSIPDGLYWDTEDPYHYVRLQPSDENDDLLLVGGEDHKTGQADDAVNRYARLVAWTHTWFPQAGSFTYTWSGQIMESIDGLAFIGRNPGDHPNVYIVTGDSGMGMTHGTIAGILLTDLIRGRKNPWADLYDPARVRISAGMEFARENANVGAQFADWVTPGGVGSISEIRPGQGAIVRSGLSKLAVYRDKEGQVHQRSAVCPHLGCLVRWNENETTWDCPCHGSRFDCYGTVLNGPANTNLAPVEPM; the protein is encoded by the coding sequence ATGAAAACACAGAATTCCGCACCGGGACAGAATCAATCAGCCTGGCCACTGAGTGACCGACCGCAGACCTATCCTTCATTGACCGGGTCCGTCCATACCGATGTTTGCATTGTCGGTGGCGGCATGGCCGGAATAAGCGTGGCCTACATGCTCGCTCGGGAAGGCGTGTCGGTCGTCGTGCTGGAAGATGGCGAACTGGGAAGCGGAGAAACCGGACGGACGACCGCCCATCTGGCCAATGCCATAGACGATCGCTACACACATATCGAGCGTCTCCATGGCGAACAGGGAGCCCAGTTGACAGCCGCGAGCCACACCGCCGCTATCCGGCGAATCGAGCAAACGATTCAGGACGAGAAGATCGACTGCGACTGGTTGCGGGTGCCCGGGTATCTCGTGCTCTCGCCGGGTCAAGAACTCCAGGTTCTTCGTGAGGAAATGGAGGCCGCTCGCCGGGCTGGCCTCACCGACGTCACCTTGCTGGACAGAACACCGGTGGCCTCAGTGAGCCGGCCGTGTCTCCTGTTTCCGGAGCAAGGGCAGCTTCACCCATTGAAATACCTTCTCGGGCTCGCCGACGCCGTCACGAAGCGCGGAGGCCACATCTATACGCAGACTCATGCCGCCACGATAGAAGGAGGAGCGATCGCGCGCGTGCGGACCACCTCGGGAGGAATCGTCACGGCAACTTCTCTCATTGTGGCGACGAATACACCGGTGAACGATTGGGTCACGATGCACACGAAACAGGCGGCCTACCGGTCCTATGTCGTCGGATTTCGTATTCCTCGTCACAGCATCCCCGACGGGCTGTATTGGGATACGGAGGATCCCTATCACTATGTACGGCTCCAACCTTCCGACGAAAACGATGATCTCCTTCTCGTCGGGGGAGAAGACCATAAGACCGGCCAGGCCGATGACGCGGTCAATCGATATGCACGCCTGGTCGCATGGACCCACACCTGGTTTCCACAAGCCGGGTCGTTCACTTATACCTGGTCGGGACAGATCATGGAGTCGATTGATGGCCTCGCATTCATCGGCCGAAATCCAGGCGATCATCCCAATGTCTATATCGTCACGGGCGACTCCGGTATGGGCATGACGCATGGCACGATCGCGGGCATCCTGTTGACCGACTTGATTCGTGGCCGTAAGAACCCGTGGGCCGACTTGTACGATCCGGCACGGGTGCGGATTTCTGCGGGGATGGAATTTGCCCGCGAGAATGCCAACGTCGGCGCACAATTTGCGGATTGGGTGACGCCGGGTGGAGTGGGCTCAATTAGTGAGATTCGACCAGGACAAGGCGCGATTGTCCGCAGTGGATTGAGCAAACTGGCTGTCTATCGCGATAAGGAGGGACAGGTCCATCAGCGATCAGCGGTATGTCCACATCTCGGATGTCTCGTCCGATGGAATGAAAATGAAACGACATGGGACTGCCCCTGTCATGGATCACGATTCGACTGCTATGGAACCGTCCTCAATGGGCCGGCCAATACAAACCTCGCTCCCGTTGAGCCTATGTAG
- a CDS encoding peroxidase: MRVRATCCIALGLAGLLSSNAEQAMAAEDISRRNNLHVTRPNVPRHPDDSFSRMFSGLLPYAPPSDEARKQAQRLGEKGGILDAKDNLSDPVQSILNPAVFSPNNPDNTSNTGMTAGVTFFGQFLDHDLTLALKAPIDEQTHPRRTTNFRTAEFDLDSVYGNGPDRSPELYDTRSGDIKFKVEIMPGSEAVSRKGAVRYDLPRDPSNNAIIADFRNDENIILSQFHLAMLKFHNAVTDHVRKDPAFANRSAKDVFNEAQRQVRWHYQWIILNEFLPTTIGQDRVNEILRNGPRFYDVNDRSQDGLFRNAVREPLIPVEFAVAAYRFGHSQVRPSYRVNFGPAPGSEFFTFIFDDSAEPHATDPNDMRGGKRAARRFVDWQTFFNFGDGNVRPNKEIDSKLSSPLMHLLGSRGPAPGMPNDGIQSLASRNLMRHVNFGIPSGQAIARVMNVRVLSQAQLSELAPYGMDKSTPLWYYILKEAEVLESGKRLGPVGSRIVGEVFIGLLQADKDSYLSVNRNWKPTLPSAARGDFEITDLLKFAGVVHPLN; the protein is encoded by the coding sequence ATGCGCGTTCGAGCGACCTGTTGTATTGCACTCGGCCTCGCCGGCTTATTGTCCAGCAATGCGGAACAAGCCATGGCAGCCGAGGACATATCAAGAAGAAATAACTTGCATGTGACGAGACCTAACGTCCCCCGTCATCCGGATGATTCATTCAGCCGCATGTTTTCCGGGCTACTACCCTATGCACCGCCGTCCGATGAAGCCCGAAAGCAGGCCCAAAGGCTTGGCGAGAAGGGAGGCATTCTCGATGCGAAGGACAATTTGAGCGATCCGGTCCAATCGATTCTGAATCCCGCCGTCTTCAGTCCGAACAATCCTGATAATACAAGTAATACAGGCATGACGGCCGGCGTCACGTTTTTTGGCCAGTTCTTGGACCATGATCTTACCCTGGCTTTAAAAGCACCGATAGATGAACAAACCCACCCGAGGCGAACGACGAATTTTCGTACCGCTGAGTTCGATCTCGATAGTGTATACGGGAACGGACCGGACAGGTCTCCCGAGCTGTATGATACACGCTCCGGAGACATCAAATTCAAAGTTGAAATCATGCCCGGGTCGGAGGCAGTGTCTCGAAAGGGCGCGGTGCGATACGATCTTCCACGCGATCCTTCCAACAACGCCATCATTGCGGACTTCCGGAATGATGAGAATATCATCCTCAGCCAATTTCATCTGGCCATGTTGAAATTTCATAATGCCGTGACGGATCACGTCCGGAAGGATCCGGCATTCGCCAACCGTTCCGCCAAGGACGTCTTCAACGAGGCACAGCGTCAAGTGCGGTGGCACTACCAGTGGATCATCCTCAACGAGTTCTTGCCGACGACGATCGGGCAAGACCGCGTCAATGAGATCCTGCGGAACGGTCCACGTTTTTACGATGTAAACGATCGCAGTCAAGACGGCTTGTTCCGAAATGCGGTTCGTGAGCCGTTGATTCCGGTGGAATTCGCCGTGGCGGCATACCGGTTCGGCCATTCCCAAGTGAGGCCCAGCTACCGGGTGAACTTCGGTCCGGCTCCCGGCAGCGAGTTTTTCACCTTCATCTTCGATGACTCGGCAGAGCCACATGCGACCGATCCCAACGACATGCGGGGCGGCAAGCGGGCGGCGCGCCGGTTCGTCGACTGGCAGACGTTCTTCAATTTCGGTGACGGGAACGTGCGCCCCAACAAGGAGATCGACAGCAAGCTCTCATCTCCTTTGATGCACCTGCTCGGATCGCGCGGACCGGCGCCTGGCATGCCGAATGACGGTATCCAGTCGCTGGCCTCCCGCAACCTCATGAGGCATGTCAACTTCGGCATTCCCTCGGGGCAAGCCATTGCACGTGTGATGAACGTCCGAGTCCTGAGTCAGGCGCAACTCTCAGAACTGGCTCCCTACGGGATGGACAAGAGCACGCCGCTCTGGTACTACATTTTGAAGGAAGCGGAAGTTCTCGAGAGTGGGAAGCGGCTGGGACCCGTCGGAAGCCGCATTGTCGGCGAAGTGTTCATCGGCTTATTACAAGCTGATAAAGATTCCTATCTGTCCGTAAACCGGAATTGGAAACCGACCCTGCCGTCCGCCGCACGCGGAGACTTCGAGATCACGGATCTTTTGAAGTTTGCCGGCGTGGTTCATCCGCTCAACTAG
- a CDS encoding DUF488 domain-containing protein, which produces MRFLIKRIYEPAAETDGFRVLVDRLWPRGVSKAKAKLDIWMPDVGPSTALRQWFDHDPVRWTEFRGRYHAELKKKAALLATIKRQTQKGPVTLLYSAKDERHNQAVALRSLLTNQAVLLRRKRRYVPEGARRKAKSNATLGGKERVAAVHPDSRHGKR; this is translated from the coding sequence ATGAGATTCCTGATCAAGCGTATTTATGAGCCGGCGGCAGAAACCGATGGGTTTCGTGTTCTGGTCGATAGACTGTGGCCGCGAGGGGTTTCAAAAGCTAAAGCAAAGCTTGATATCTGGATGCCTGATGTCGGTCCTTCCACAGCTCTACGCCAGTGGTTCGACCATGATCCCGTTAGATGGACGGAATTCCGCGGCCGCTATCACGCCGAACTGAAAAAGAAAGCGGCACTTCTCGCCACGATTAAAAGACAGACGCAGAAAGGCCCCGTCACATTGCTCTATTCCGCCAAGGATGAGCGGCACAACCAGGCCGTCGCGCTCCGGAGCCTTTTAACGAATCAGGCGGTATTACTCCGACGTAAACGCCGATATGTTCCGGAGGGAGCGCGGCGCAAGGCGAAATCGAATGCCACATTGGGCGGAAAGGAAAGAGTCGCCGCGGTTCATCCTGATAGTCGTCACGGCAAGCGATGA
- a CDS encoding aldo/keto reductase gives MTTYNQVSVPSFMYGTAWKKEATTELVLQAVNAGFTAIDTANQLVHYDEARVGEALLKLAQHGMTRERLFLQTKFTPINGQDHRLPYDARATITAQVQQSFASSLAHLHTDYLDSYVLHGPYSRRGLGTEDWEVWAAIESLYESGKTKMIGISNVTADQLTLLCMKAKHKPMVVQNRCYAAFGWDKEVREICRTHRIIYEGFSLQTANREVFADQEIRAMAARYEVTLAQLIFRFAMQVGMLPLTGTTNPQHMKEDLLSDRFTLLSEEVGQIETIGL, from the coding sequence ATGACGACCTACAATCAAGTTTCCGTTCCTTCCTTCATGTACGGAACGGCGTGGAAAAAGGAGGCGACGACCGAGCTGGTGTTGCAAGCGGTGAATGCCGGATTCACCGCCATCGATACGGCCAATCAGCTGGTCCATTACGATGAAGCGCGGGTCGGGGAGGCACTGCTGAAATTGGCTCAGCACGGGATGACCCGCGAACGGCTGTTCCTCCAGACCAAGTTCACCCCGATCAACGGCCAGGATCATCGTCTTCCATACGATGCGCGAGCGACCATCACCGCGCAGGTGCAGCAGTCCTTCGCCAGTTCCTTGGCGCATCTCCACACCGACTATCTCGACTCGTACGTGCTGCACGGGCCTTATTCCCGGCGCGGCTTAGGAACTGAGGATTGGGAAGTTTGGGCGGCGATCGAATCCCTCTATGAGTCGGGAAAGACAAAAATGATCGGAATCAGCAACGTCACGGCCGACCAGCTGACCTTGCTCTGCATGAAGGCCAAGCACAAACCGATGGTGGTCCAGAACCGGTGTTACGCCGCGTTCGGTTGGGACAAAGAGGTGCGGGAAATTTGCCGGACACACCGCATCATTTATGAAGGCTTCTCGCTTCAGACCGCGAATCGCGAAGTATTTGCCGATCAAGAAATTCGAGCCATGGCGGCACGGTACGAGGTGACACTGGCTCAACTCATTTTCCGATTTGCAATGCAGGTCGGTATGTTGCCTTTGACCGGCACGACGAACCCTCAGCATATGAAGGAAGATCTGCTATCGGATCGCTTCACCCTGCTGTCGGAAGAGGTTGGACAAATCGAAACCATCGGTCTCTAA
- a CDS encoding nuclear transport factor 2 family protein gives MIHLRLFASCVLTLFISASAIATASEPADPESAIRRMVRANAEKDLPTLSRLMAHDGDIISYGVAGRKYIGWTELEEGMREEFLNAQKLEIPIRELTVWTKGDVAWYAMELDYIRYVADGSELKRTVLPMRETGVLERRNGNWQLLSWHESFRSAQLGGPPGSPSAASSQHPAGGSQSSPAPDLSGEWEILEVEDDKRYKATLDKNGNGPYTQQGGRFTTTKIADRLWQGTWRQPGNDREGGFEVRLSADGARAIGMWWYTRVGTQNNIPPREHGGTYQWKRLTPATSVR, from the coding sequence ATGATCCATCTCAGACTCTTTGCATCGTGTGTCCTGACCCTGTTTATCAGTGCCTCGGCCATCGCCACCGCATCGGAACCTGCAGACCCTGAGTCGGCGATCCGCCGTATGGTTCGCGCCAACGCCGAAAAAGATCTGCCGACGCTCTCACGGCTGATGGCGCACGATGGCGATATCATCAGTTACGGAGTCGCCGGCCGTAAATATATCGGTTGGACGGAACTTGAGGAAGGCATGCGAGAGGAATTCCTCAACGCCCAGAAACTCGAGATTCCTATCCGTGAGCTCACAGTGTGGACGAAGGGAGATGTGGCTTGGTATGCGATGGAACTCGACTATATCCGCTATGTTGCCGATGGATCCGAACTCAAACGGACCGTGCTTCCGATGCGGGAGACAGGAGTACTCGAACGCCGCAACGGCAACTGGCAATTGTTGTCGTGGCATGAATCGTTTCGATCCGCCCAACTCGGCGGGCCGCCCGGTTCACCGTCCGCGGCGTCTTCGCAGCATCCAGCCGGCGGTTCACAAAGTTCTCCGGCACCTGACCTCAGCGGCGAATGGGAAATTCTGGAGGTCGAGGATGACAAACGCTACAAGGCGACATTGGACAAAAATGGAAACGGACCGTACACGCAACAGGGCGGTCGTTTCACCACCACGAAGATCGCCGATCGTCTCTGGCAGGGTACGTGGCGGCAGCCTGGGAATGACCGTGAAGGCGGTTTTGAAGTCCGGCTCTCAGCGGACGGTGCCCGCGCCATCGGGATGTGGTGGTACACGCGGGTCGGTACCCAGAACAACATTCCCCCGCGTGAGCATGGAGGGACGTATCAATGGAAACGGCTCACCCCGGCGACGAGCGTCCGATGA
- a CDS encoding saccharopine dehydrogenase NADP-binding domain-containing protein yields the protein MNRVLVLGAGKIGSLIACLLNQRGSYEVHLGDITLDAPKHLVEDLGLERVIPCLLDVRHPDAVGTYLSAHRFDAILSSLPYFCNPTVAGLALTHHLHYFDLTEDVEVTNQIKVLSTGADHAFMPQCGLAPGFISIVAHDLMTHFETLDTVKMRVGALPVHPSNALKYSLTWSTDGLINEYGNVCYGIEEGEKVPLQPLEGYETIELDGLLYEAFNTSGGLGTLADSYAGKVRTMNYKTLRYPGHCEKIHLLMKDLKLNEDRDTLKRVLEHAIPQTLQDVVLIYASVTGTKDGGLFEENYAKKIYPQCIKGKLWSAIQVTTASSVCCVMDLVLRNPSQYHGFITQESILLKDFLNNELGACFR from the coding sequence ATGAATCGTGTGCTGGTTCTCGGCGCCGGAAAGATCGGCTCTCTCATCGCCTGCCTTCTCAATCAACGCGGCTCCTACGAGGTCCATCTGGGGGACATCACCCTGGATGCGCCGAAACACTTAGTCGAAGACCTCGGTTTGGAGCGGGTGATTCCGTGCCTGCTCGATGTGAGGCATCCCGACGCCGTCGGCACCTATCTTTCAGCGCATCGATTTGACGCCATTCTTTCGAGCTTGCCCTATTTCTGCAATCCGACGGTCGCGGGCCTGGCCTTGACCCATCATCTGCATTACTTCGACCTCACGGAGGACGTCGAAGTGACAAATCAGATCAAGGTCTTGAGCACAGGAGCGGACCATGCCTTCATGCCGCAATGCGGTCTCGCGCCCGGCTTTATCAGTATCGTGGCGCATGACTTGATGACCCATTTTGAAACGTTGGATACGGTGAAAATGCGGGTGGGCGCCCTGCCGGTTCATCCCAGCAACGCCCTCAAATATTCACTCACGTGGTCGACCGATGGACTGATCAACGAATACGGCAATGTCTGCTATGGGATCGAAGAAGGCGAAAAAGTCCCGCTGCAACCGCTCGAAGGCTATGAAACAATCGAGCTGGACGGGCTGCTGTACGAGGCCTTCAATACGTCCGGAGGATTGGGGACCTTGGCCGACAGCTATGCCGGAAAAGTGCGCACGATGAATTACAAAACGCTCCGCTATCCCGGCCATTGTGAAAAAATCCACTTGCTGATGAAAGACCTCAAGCTGAACGAAGACCGCGACACGCTCAAACGCGTGCTCGAACATGCGATCCCTCAAACCCTGCAGGACGTCGTGCTGATCTATGCCTCGGTCACCGGAACCAAAGACGGCGGATTGTTCGAGGAGAATTACGCGAAGAAAATCTATCCGCAATGCATCAAGGGCAAACTCTGGTCGGCCATCCAAGTGACGACGGCCTCCAGCGTCTGTTGTGTCATGGACCTTGTCTTGAGGAATCCCTCGCAGTACCATGGATTCATCACCCAGGAATCCATTCTCTTGAAAGATTTCTTGAACAATGAATTGGGGGCCTGCTTCCGATGA